In Sedimenticola thiotaurini, the following proteins share a genomic window:
- the rsmG gene encoding 16S rRNA (guanine(527)-N(7))-methyltransferase RsmG: protein MTEHLTRWRHQLSDGLRAMAIDLSLEQQQQLLDYLGLLLKWNRAFNLTAIRDPEQMVSRQLLDSLSILPLLTGERVLDVGTGPGLPGIPLAVAQPDSRFVLIDSNGKKTRFVQQSLVTLGLPNVAVVRTRVEAYQAGTGFDTITARAFAALPKMVQLTRHLLADRGQLLAMKGTVPKDEIAELEAAGYRVEVVPLRVPGSDGQRHALRVRAGRSAE from the coding sequence ATGACCGAACACCTGACCCGCTGGCGGCACCAGCTGAGCGATGGCCTGCGGGCCATGGCCATCGACCTCTCCCTGGAGCAACAGCAGCAGTTGCTCGATTACCTCGGTCTGCTGCTGAAGTGGAACCGGGCGTTCAATCTGACCGCGATCCGCGATCCCGAGCAGATGGTCTCCCGCCAGCTGCTCGATAGCCTGTCGATCCTGCCCCTGCTGACCGGTGAACGGGTGCTGGATGTGGGCACCGGGCCGGGTCTGCCGGGCATTCCCCTGGCGGTGGCGCAACCCGACAGCCGCTTTGTGCTGATCGATTCGAACGGCAAGAAGACCCGCTTTGTCCAGCAGTCCCTGGTCACTCTCGGACTGCCCAATGTGGCAGTGGTGCGCACCCGGGTGGAGGCTTACCAGGCCGGGACCGGTTTTGACACCATTACGGCACGGGCCTTTGCCGCCCTGCCCAAGATGGTGCAGCTGACCCGGCATCTGCTGGCGGATCGGGGCCAGTTGCTGGCCATGAAGGGTACCGTGCCAAAAGACGAGATTGCCGAACTGGAGGCAGCGGGTTACCGGGTTGAAGTGGTGCCGTTGCGGGTGCCGGGGAGTGATGGTCAGCGCCACGCCCTGCGGGTGCGGGCGGGTCGGTCGGCTGAGTAA
- a CDS encoding YaiI/YqxD family protein, with protein MQIWVDADACPNVIKEILFRAAERMKIAVILVANQAIRTPPSPYIRSIQVSAGFDVADNEIIRQAEAGDLVITADIPLAAGVIDKGAYALNPRGELYTRENIRERLAMRNFMDELRSSGVNTGGPPALDKSDRQAFANQLDRFLVRGGP; from the coding sequence ATGCAGATCTGGGTCGACGCGGATGCCTGCCCCAACGTGATCAAGGAGATCCTGTTCCGGGCGGCAGAACGGATGAAGATAGCCGTTATTCTGGTGGCCAACCAGGCGATCAGAACCCCGCCCTCCCCCTATATCCGCTCCATTCAGGTGTCGGCCGGGTTCGACGTGGCGGATAACGAAATCATCCGCCAGGCAGAGGCCGGTGATCTGGTGATCACCGCCGATATCCCGCTGGCGGCCGGGGTGATCGACAAGGGTGCCTACGCCCTTAACCCCCGGGGTGAGCTGTATACCCGGGAGAATATCCGGGAACGGCTGGCGATGCGGAACTTTATGGATGAGTTGCGCAGCAGCGGCGTTAATACGGGCGGCCCGCCGGCCCTGGACAAGAGTGATCGTCAGGCCTTCGCAAATCAGTTGGATCGCTTCCTGGTGCGAGGCGGACCCTGA
- a CDS encoding DUF3461 family protein, producing MYETLNELGVSDLDQIERYTLRQEGDEDILKIYFKRKKGELFPHSMKFRHGRSKKMVQVDSGTHKYKEVSEISPTMLKLTQELDQLVHHEENVADFKKRILSDIDHLEKVMKRKLDQLRNDIETLE from the coding sequence ATGTATGAAACCTTAAACGAGCTGGGCGTTAGCGATCTCGACCAGATCGAACGTTATACCCTGCGGCAGGAGGGGGATGAAGACATCCTGAAGATCTACTTCAAACGCAAGAAAGGCGAGCTGTTCCCCCACAGCATGAAGTTCAGGCACGGGCGCTCGAAAAAGATGGTGCAGGTGGACAGCGGTACCCACAAGTACAAAGAGGTCAGTGAAATATCCCCCACCATGCTGAAGCTTACCCAGGAACTGGACCAGCTGGTGCACCATGAAGAGAATGTGGCCGATTTTAAAAAGCGCATCCTGAGCGATATCGATCACCTGGAGAAGGTGATGAAGCGCAAGCTGGATCAGCTCAGAAACGATATCGAAACCCTGGAGTAG